One genomic region from Streptomyces sp. NBC_01304 encodes:
- a CDS encoding transporter: MSTQSTQRTPDATALTPVFVRLKLSLLRNGLRQSSGRRAAYIASVVGALLLAALQLLGLVLLRGNEHAATVVVLLGAVLALGWAVMPLFFPSGDETLDPTRLVMLPLRPEPLVRALLVSSLVGIGPLFTLCLVVGSVIAVAHGAAAVATGVVAAALTLLVCVALARAVAAANIRLLSSRKGRDLAVLSGLVIAVGVQVVNFGAQKLGQSGGLSRLDPAADVVRWIPPASALGAVDSVGEGAYGRGVLQLALTAGLLVALLRFWQRSLTRLMTSPDGSTLQAAEPTRDKARAHGLSRFLPDGRTGTVMERSLRYVWRDPKTKAAWVTSLAIGLIVPLFNAFQGTGSVYFACFASGMLGIQMYNQFGQDTSAFWMVATTISSTKDAYVELRARALALMLITLPYAALVVVLTSAVIGEWRPLPEVLGLSFALLGAMLATGAWTSARFPYSIPQEGYKNVAPGQAGLAWISIFGGMVAAALLCAPVIAFTIWLHSAGHAGLTWVLLPVGAAYGYALVQGGLRLAAPRVAGRLPEILAAVSRG; the protein is encoded by the coding sequence ATGAGTACACAGAGTACGCAGCGCACGCCCGACGCCACCGCGCTCACCCCCGTCTTCGTACGGCTGAAGCTGTCCCTCCTGCGCAACGGCCTGCGGCAGTCGTCCGGGCGGCGGGCCGCGTACATCGCCTCCGTCGTCGGCGCCCTCCTCCTGGCCGCGCTGCAACTGCTCGGCCTGGTCCTGCTGCGCGGCAACGAGCACGCGGCGACCGTCGTCGTCCTGCTGGGCGCCGTACTCGCGCTCGGCTGGGCGGTGATGCCGCTGTTCTTCCCCAGCGGCGACGAGACCCTGGACCCCACCCGTCTGGTGATGCTGCCGCTGCGGCCCGAGCCGCTGGTGCGGGCGCTGCTCGTCAGCTCGCTGGTCGGGATCGGGCCGCTGTTCACGCTGTGCCTGGTGGTGGGTTCGGTGATCGCGGTGGCGCACGGCGCGGCGGCGGTGGCGACCGGGGTGGTCGCGGCCGCCCTGACGCTGCTCGTGTGCGTGGCGCTCGCGCGGGCCGTCGCGGCCGCCAACATCCGTCTGCTCAGCAGCCGCAAGGGCCGCGATCTGGCGGTGCTCAGCGGGCTCGTCATCGCGGTGGGCGTCCAGGTCGTGAACTTCGGTGCGCAGAAGCTCGGCCAGTCGGGCGGGCTCTCGCGGCTCGATCCGGCGGCGGACGTGGTCCGGTGGATCCCGCCGGCGTCCGCGCTCGGCGCCGTGGACTCGGTGGGCGAGGGAGCGTACGGGAGGGGAGTTCTTCAACTCGCGCTCACCGCAGGTCTGTTGGTGGCGCTGCTGCGGTTCTGGCAGCGCAGCCTGACCCGGCTGATGACCTCGCCGGACGGCTCCACGCTGCAGGCCGCCGAGCCCACCCGCGACAAGGCCCGCGCCCACGGCCTGTCCCGCTTCCTGCCCGACGGGCGCACCGGGACGGTGATGGAGCGCAGCCTGCGCTACGTGTGGCGGGACCCCAAGACCAAGGCGGCGTGGGTGACTTCGCTCGCGATCGGGCTGATCGTGCCGCTGTTCAACGCGTTCCAGGGCACGGGGTCGGTCTACTTCGCCTGTTTCGCGTCCGGGATGCTCGGCATTCAGATGTACAACCAGTTCGGCCAGGACACCTCGGCCTTCTGGATGGTCGCGACGACGATCTCCTCGACGAAGGACGCGTACGTCGAACTGCGCGCGCGTGCCCTCGCGTTGATGCTGATCACCCTGCCGTACGCGGCCCTCGTCGTCGTCCTCACGTCGGCGGTGATCGGCGAGTGGCGGCCGCTGCCCGAGGTCCTCGGGCTCTCCTTCGCGCTGCTCGGCGCGATGCTCGCGACCGGGGCCTGGACCTCGGCGCGCTTCCCGTACTCGATTCCGCAGGAGGGCTACAAGAACGTGGCGCCCGGGCAGGCCGGGCTCGCCTGGATCTCCATCTTCGGCGGGATGGTGGCGGCGGCGCTGCTCTGCGCGCCCGTGATCGCCTTCACCATCTGGCTGCACAGCGCGGGCCACGCGGGCCTGACGTGGGTGCTGCTGCCGGTCGGGGCGGCGTACGGATACGCGCTCGTCCAGGGCGGGTTGCGGCTCGCGGCACCCCGGGTGGCGGGGCGGCTGCCTGAGATTCTGGCGGCGGTGAGCCGGGGCTGA
- a CDS encoding ABC transporter ATP-binding protein yields MTEDAVRVQGLWKRFGEQVAVAGIDLALPAGKFIGLVGPNGAGKTTTLSMVTGLLRPDHGTVEVVGHDVWKDPAEVKARIGVLPEGLRLFERLSGRELLAYTGRLRGLPGDEVDKRATQLLDVLDLAGSQHKLVVDYSTGMRKKIGLAAALLHNPEVLFLDEPFEGVDPVSAQTIRGVLERYTDSGATVVFSSHVMELVESLCDWVAVMAAGRIRAQGTLADVRGDAPSLQSAFLELVGANGRDSGQSLDWLGGGAGGPR; encoded by the coding sequence GTGACTGAAGACGCCGTACGCGTACAAGGGCTGTGGAAGCGATTCGGCGAGCAAGTCGCCGTGGCCGGGATCGATCTGGCCCTCCCGGCAGGGAAGTTCATCGGGCTCGTAGGGCCCAACGGGGCAGGCAAGACCACGACCTTGTCCATGGTCACCGGCCTGCTCAGGCCGGACCACGGGACCGTCGAGGTCGTCGGCCACGACGTATGGAAAGACCCCGCCGAGGTCAAAGCAAGGATCGGCGTGCTGCCAGAAGGGCTGCGGCTCTTCGAGCGATTGTCAGGCCGCGAACTCCTCGCGTACACGGGACGTCTCCGCGGCCTCCCCGGCGACGAAGTCGACAAGCGCGCCACCCAACTCCTCGACGTCCTCGACCTCGCCGGATCCCAGCACAAGCTGGTCGTCGACTACTCCACCGGCATGCGCAAGAAGATCGGGCTCGCGGCGGCGCTGCTGCACAATCCCGAAGTGCTGTTCCTGGACGAGCCGTTCGAGGGCGTCGACCCCGTCTCCGCCCAGACCATCCGCGGCGTCCTGGAGCGCTACACCGACTCCGGCGCGACCGTCGTGTTCTCGTCCCACGTCATGGAGCTCGTCGAATCGCTCTGCGACTGGGTCGCGGTCATGGCCGCGGGCCGCATCCGCGCGCAGGGCACCCTCGCGGACGTACGCGGCGACGCACCGTCCCTGCAGAGCGCGTTCCTCGAACTCGTCGGCGCGAACGGCCGGGACTCCGGGCAGTCCCTGGACTGGCTGGGCGGCGGCGCGGGCGGACCCCGATGA
- a CDS encoding bifunctional DNA primase/polymerase, producing MEETITGTGAAQIPKQRGEQLLDTAVRYAEERHWDVFPGTWLEASEGVERCSCGDVSCALSGAHPAREDWATQSTGSATVARRLWSKQPKASILLPTGRTFDALDVPETAGFLALARMERMELTLGPVTLTPNRRMQFFVLPGATAKVPDLVRKSGWPPASIDLRALGEGDWVAAPPTRFGPHGAVQWARRPTPANRWLPDAEELLSPLAYACGREGRR from the coding sequence AGCCGCGCAGATCCCCAAGCAGCGCGGAGAACAGCTGCTCGACACCGCGGTGCGGTACGCGGAGGAACGCCACTGGGACGTGTTCCCCGGCACCTGGCTGGAGGCGTCCGAGGGCGTGGAGCGCTGCTCCTGCGGCGACGTCTCCTGCGCCCTGTCCGGTGCGCACCCGGCCCGCGAGGACTGGGCGACCCAGTCGACGGGGAGCGCGACGGTGGCCCGCCGCCTGTGGTCGAAACAGCCCAAGGCCTCGATCCTGCTGCCGACCGGCCGCACCTTCGACGCGCTCGACGTCCCGGAGACGGCGGGGTTCCTGGCGCTTGCCCGGATGGAGCGGATGGAGCTCACGCTCGGGCCGGTGACTCTGACGCCGAATCGCCGGATGCAGTTCTTCGTGCTGCCGGGGGCGACTGCGAAGGTGCCCGATCTGGTACGCAAGTCGGGGTGGCCCCCGGCTTCGATCGACCTGCGGGCGCTGGGTGAGGGCGACTGGGTCGCCGCGCCTCCGACCCGGTTCGGGCCCCATGGCGCTGTGCAGTGGGCCCGGCGGCCCACGCCTGCCAACCGGTGGCTGCCGGACGCGGAGGAGCTCCTCAGCCCGCTCGCCTATGCCTGCGGGCGCGAGGGGCGTCGCTGA